The genomic region GTGTCGACCGGTAATCGGTTGCCACGTCCGCTAACCTGCCTCTTCGGTAACGACAGCATTAACTTTTTTTCGTTTGCCTGATTGCTGGTCACGTGCGGCTACTGCGTTGCACAGCGGCGGTTGTTGCGGATTCCTCAATAAGGCCCTAGTGTCTAAGCCGCCTGCAATTGCGTCTCCTTGCCCGATTTCACCGCTCCGCTTAGCCGAGGCACAACCTGTGCTGCTCGGGAAGTCTATCAAAACGTCGTCCGGCTCGTTCGCTAGCGCTGTTGCCACTTCTATGAGGTCCAGCCGGAACGCTTCTTGATCGACGATACATAGCATCGACGTTGCACACCCTGTTGCAAGACAGGCCCGGCGTTCCTCGTCGGTGGCAAAGATGAAAACAAACCCGGTGAACAGCGGCGAAAACGACGTTGCCTTCCTCCCGCGATAGGTGAGGATTCGCGTTCGCAACGGTAGGTAATACGGAATACTCAGCTGCTCCAGTTCGCGCGCCAACGTCTTCTCTTGCCGCGCCAATGTTTTGACGGCATACCACCGCCGTCCGGGCACACTCTGTGGCGGATTCGTTAAGAAATTTAGCGGTGTACTTGATGCGTTGAGTATCACCGGATCACTTGTTGTGAGATCTTATGTCGGCACTCCGTGCCGGTGGGATGCATCACTATGCTCCCAAATGCCGTGGTGCGAAATAAAAAATGTAATATCCGCTGGCGCACGATGCGTAATCGTCGAGTGTTTGCTTTCAAACAATCCA from Pirellulales bacterium harbors:
- a CDS encoding UpxY family transcription antiterminator codes for the protein MILNASSTPLNFLTNPPQSVPGRRWYAVKTLARQEKTLARELEQLSIPYYLPLRTRILTYRGRKATSFSPLFTGFVFIFATDEERRACLATGCATSMLCIVDQEAFRLDLIEVATALANEPDDVLIDFPSSTGCASAKRSGEIGQGDAIAGGLDTRALLRNPQQPPLCNAVAARDQQSGKRKKVNAVVTEEAG